Below is a genomic region from Medicago truncatula cultivar Jemalong A17 chromosome 3, MtrunA17r5.0-ANR, whole genome shotgun sequence.
GACTCATATTCTGTTAATAGAGTAATTGAGTCAACTCAATTTCTTATCCCAAGGATATTGTTCATTCTAATGTTCAAAATTTAGAAAACAATGAATCTGATATAGATACATTGGATGGTTCAGAACTTAGAAGAAGTAAGAGGATCCGGAAAGAGAAAGATTTTGGATCTGATTTCTTCATGTTTCTTGTAGAAGGAACAGGTAAATCCATAAATAGTTATGGACCAATTTGCTTTAACCTTGAGAGTGATCCGGTAACATATGAAGAGGCTATAAAATCTCAAGATTCAGCTTTTTGGAAAGAAGCTATTCAAGAAGAAATGGATTCAATTATGGGTAATAAAACTTGGAAAGTGGTAGATCTCCCACCCGGATCCAAACCGATAGGCTGTAAATGGAtctttaaaaggaaaatgaaagtgGATGGTACCATTGATAAATTCAAGGCTAGACTAGTTGCTAAAGGGTTTACGCaaaaagaaggcattgattatttttatacatATGCACCTGTTGCAAGAATTGCATCAATCAGAATGCTAATTGCACTGGCATCCATCCATAAGTTTGTAATccatcaaatggatgttaaaaCTGCTTTCTTAAATGGAGAGTTGGATGAAGAGGTATATATGAAACAACCGGAAGGGTTTGTGATCAAAGGTCAAGAAGATAAAGTATGTAAATTAACTAAGTCTTTATATGGGTTGAAACAAGCACCCAAACAATGGCACCAAAAGTTTGACCAAGTTGTGTTAGCCAACGGATACATCATAAATGAATCTGACAAGTGTATTTACAGTAAATTCCAAAATGGAAAAGGTGTCATGATTTGCTTATATGTAGATGACATGTTGATCTTTGGTACAAGTATAAATGAGGTTGAAGAAACTAAAGCTTTCTTATCcaacaattttgatatgaaagatTTAGGAGAAGCTGATGTGATTTTAGGAATTAAAATCATAAGAGATGGTAACCATATTGGTTTATCCCAATCTCATTACATAGAAAAGGTGCTTCAGAAATTCAATCATTTAGATTGTAAACCGATCTCTAACCCATTTGACCAAACTGTCAGTTTGCAACCAAACAAAGGTTGTCCTGTGGCACAACTTGAATATTCTAAAGTAATCGGATGCTTGATGTATGCTATGACTTGTACTAGACCTAACATAGCATATGCTGTTGGAAGGTTAAGTCGGTATACTAGCAATCCAAGTAAAGAACACTGGCACGCTGTGAAAAGAGTATTAAAATACTTAAAGGAAACAATGAATTATTGTTTAACATATAGTGGAGACCCTTCTGTTTTGGAAGGATACACAGATACTAGTTGGGTAACGTATGTTGAAGATCATGCTTCCACAAGTGGATGGATCTTCAACCTTGGTGGAGGTGCAGTTTCTTGGGgttcaaagaaacaaacatgCATTGCCGACTCCACCATGGCTGCAAAATTTATTGCATTGGCTGCAGGGAGTAAAGAGGCAGAATGACTAAGAAATTTATTGTATGACATACCAGTTTGGCAAAAGCCAATGGCGCCAGTATCCatacattgtgatagtcaaTCCACACTATCAAAAGCTTATAGCCAAGTTTATAATGGGAAATCAAGGCATATTGGTTTAAGACATAGCTATGTAAGAGACTTGATTTCTAATGGAATAATTTCCATCATGTTCGTAAGAACAGAGAAGAATCTTGCAGATCCTTTGACGAAAGGTCTGACAAAGGATATGGTGTTGAAGACATCATTGGGGATGAGACTCAAGCCCATATTTAATTGATTACCAATAGTGGAAACTCAACCCACACTTGAGTAGCATCAAGTCTTGGGTTCAATGGTGAAAGTACACTATTAGAGTAATTGTAGTACTTGACAATAGATACATCCCAAAGGTAAAAGTACTTGGaccataagaagaaaaaaggtagGATGAGGTTTTCCTCTTAATGGACATATAGCATATATTTGCTGGAATGCATACTTATGGGGCATTCCCGATATAGTCTACCTATGTGAGAATGAAGTTTGGCCGCTTCACGGAGTTCAAGGGCTTGACTCTTAAATTCTCATGAAAAGGGATATATGACACAAGGCCTTCTTAATATGTCATCTTACAAGTCTCTTTATCAATGGTACCGAGATTCTATGTGTAAGTTATGCACACTTGTTCTAATGGATAGTTGGTTCAAAGCTTGCCTACCATACTATTTGGGAATGAGCGAAAACTTAACTTACTAAGTAATGGTTCAAATCGCGAGATACCATTATCTGAAGGCATGGAATTTCcggatttatgtgatttagtattttgaaaatggtgggggattgttggtgatttccaaaataatggaatcactttagaaccaaaagttgtaactcttcatgggaaccattcatatacattggaacattattatttattattaataatgaacCATGACATTGATTCAAGTATATATGGTTATAACCTTTGGCAAAAGGGTGCTTAATGAATCATGACATTGATTCAAGTTAAATAGGTGCTTTCTCTCATGTGAAGAgtcatataatgcactataaatgcTTGACATTTGGGCATTAGTTGAAGATAAAAAAACCACACAACTACACACAACTTGGACagaattttgttacattaacaacataattcttcatcattctattattctaaatcatccatcaattctctaatgcatgagtgaattgctggaaccataaatctgtaaaatactgttaggagatacgcttggtgtggttgtgcaatacacgtcaaggaactcatagtatcctgaaggggattcgccggtcattcctattgcatccaatatacatttattggtgggggcgaatcgaacctaaaggttagtgtggcaaccccatacgctttgagttttacatgcatgatcattaaacatttcaggtttcaagtgcagcagcctCTTCCCAACAAACAAGATATATAACATTTTACACTAAGCACGTGAGTCGTGTATTGTCGTGCGTTGAAATGTGTGTGAAATAGCAATCTTTCCCATAAAAAGGAGTGATTTAAgtgtgttttaaaaaatttccacGAAAATAGCAAAGTTtatttttgcacattttcttcctattatagCAATAAATGGACACCATATGTTCAATTTGGAGAAAGCAAGTATCCTATAATTCTGTTACATTACAGCAATAATTGATTTACCATACCAGATATAAATGGCCTGTtcttttaaataagtttttgaaatTTGCTTTTACAATAGGAATTTATCACGAATTATACTAACATAAAACTCAACACATTATTGTTCTATgatctatctatatctatatctatatttcATCCATATCAGTATCTCTCTCACATACACACAGTGGCATTCTATCGGGCCTGTAACAATGAGATTGAAGCTTCATTTATTGAACacttttttgaagaagattttGTGCTATTAGTATCATCTCCTCCTGCGTAGAACCCGGGTTCATTTGGTTTGGGGAGTAAATTTTCACCCTTTAACATAAAAACCACAGATGACATGTTAGGCCTATTTTCTGGTTTCTGTTGAACACACAATAGACCAACATGAATaaatcttattatttttgaagatatGACATCATCATACGATATGTCAGCTATTAACTCCAGTGTCCTTCCTTCAATCCATAGTCTCCATGCCTAAAATGACATCAAAGTTACAACAAGAGAAAGCTCATCAATCACTTATAAAGtggattttgattgattgatttattttgtgTGTAGGTATGTGTGGAGTTCACTTTAAACTATTTTCATCATATGAATTagttttcattttgaatttcCTCCCATACATGATTCATTGAGACAAAAAAAGGGATATATGGAAAGCAACTAAAATAAATACAGTGTATCACAAGATAGAGAAACATATACACTTCAAAACTTACATGGCCAAGAAGGTTTAAATGATGTCGAGGGTCACAAAATCCGCGATTCTTTCTACCGCTAATTATCTCAAGTACAACGACTCCAAAGCTAAAAACATCAGATTTTATTGAGAAAGACCCATGCACTGCATATTCTGGAGGCATATATCCACTGcaagaaaaaaacattgaagTTCGGAAAGATGTATATTAAAAGGAGTTTCAACATGGAAGAACTGAAGGTTTAAATAACTTTTCAGATCCTATAACATACAGTTCCAGTAACATAATTTTTAGTATTTAGTCCCTAAATAAAATTCTTATCGGTAATAATGCCTAAAGCATAGAACACATTGCTTGGAATATTTGTTGATATTGGACATAGTCTATGTATAGTCTATATTCTATGGACTAATACTCcaatatgaaaaattattatcaaaGACTAAAACCAATGAAAATTAAGCCTTATATCGAATTAAATATAGGTTAGATATTACTATGTTCCCATCACTCTATTTGTATTAGCCTCGGCTTCGTCTCCCATAAATGATCTGGCTAAACCAAAATCTGATATCTTTGGGATCATATCAACATCAAGAAGAATATTGCTTGTCTTGAGATCTCTATGTATGATTCTTAATGTAGAATCCTGATGGAGATACAGCAGCCCCCGAGCAATCCCGTCAATAATTTCCAAGCGCTTAGTCCAATCTAATAATTTACTTCGTGTTGTATCTAacaaatgaaacattttaaCTTAGCATGAGAACTACATTATGGCAAGAGTAAACCTGAGAGAAATAAATTTGGTTGGTGTGAaagttcaaaccaaaaataaagtTATCCAAGCTTCTGTTGGGCATGAATTCGTAGATCAACAACTTTTCATCTTGTTGAATAGAACAACCAAGAAGTTTTACTAGATTACGGTGTTGAAGTGTTGCCATCATCTTTACTTCATTTTTGAACTCCTCGGATCCTTGTCTCGATGTTTTAGAAAGCCTCTTAACAGCAATCTCTTGGCCATCTAGCATTATACCctagtaatatttttggaaattttagtACTTGGTGAAATAAGAATctttgattgaaattttaatttggtAATTTTAGTACTTATAGTACTTtggtgaaattttaatttggaCTTTACCTTGTACACCTGTCCAAAACCACCTTCTCCTAACTTATTTCTATTAGAGAAGTGATTTGTTGCATTGGTGATGGTGGAAAAATCAAATATCGTAGCCAAGTCATCATCTTCCTTCTCCTTCTTGTGAAATAACTTTCTTATATACCCTGAAGTAATAATTTAAGTGGTTTAATGTAAAAAAAGTATAGGGACAAAGCAATCAAACTCCAGAGTTCATTGtaagtgtttttttctttctttcttgaaaCACTCTTTGAGTACAATTTGAGGAAGTAAATCATAAATATTTGAGATTTACTTATCATTACTTTTTCACTTGGCTTACCATGCTTCTTCCTATATGCTGATATGACCATTACAAGAACGGATAGTCCTATTATGAATGCAATAACTCCTGCAACAGTCCGAACACGCTTCAAGTTTCTCGTATTCTTTATATGATCTGTAGGTTGAAGTAAATGTCATTCAAGAAGCAgataaagaaggaaaaaagatCTACAGGGAAAAGTGAAAAGAGAATTATTAATGCCAcgtaattttatgtttttaacagTACATAATTCCTAGAGATTGATTATTTCCAGAAGTTGGCATTTATATGTTTTGTAATCTTTTCCTATTAATTAAACAGTTAAGGTATCAGTACCAGCTATCACACAaatgatgaaataaataaatttgtgctATATATCTGACTGAAGAGATAAAATATGTCTTTGGAAATGAAAATACCAAGTTCTGAAGATGCCAGCCGTATGTAAATTTCTTGTCCTACGTCAGGATGTTTTCTCATGTCCACAATGTTGCCAAACCAAAGTAAGCAGCCACTCCCACCATCTCTGATATCTAAATTTGCATATGCAGTGCAAGAACAGTTTTTCAAACACATTGTCTTACATTCCTTAAGGCTCAAGCTCTTGTCAAACCACGATGCTGACGTATCTGGCAACTTCATGTTTGTGTACGGTAAAAATCCATCTCCATCGGGACAATTTAAATGCGTTTTCCTTACACACCCACCAAACCTATTTGACATGAAACCTTCCAAGCATTCACATATTGGAAAGCTTTCGCCATTGCAGTTAGAATTGATACCACACAAGTCATAAGCATCACACTGGTCTGCAGGACGAGAAGATATAGCCTCCCAAATTTGTGTCCTATCTGACCATTGAAAACGTTGTGACATTCCATATGGATCTAGCACCAATCTAGTATTAATTGAACTGTTCAAAGTTTCATATTGATAAGAGAATTCTTTGTCGGTGACTACTACTGAGAAATTCAAGACTCTACGCAGTCTTTGCCAAGAAACACCAGTGAAAAGAAATCCATTCCATGACCCTCCTCTATATAGAACTTTTGCTCCCTTTGAATTAACCAGTTGAGGAAAACCATGTATATCTATCTTATATGAACACTCACCTTCAGCAGGATCTTGAGGGTTTTTCCAAGATGTGAGATATCTATATGGACCAGTAACTAAGTTACTTTTCAGCTTCATTCCAGCAAGGAAAGTGTTACCAGGATAATCAAAACTTTCCCACAAGAAATCCTCATTCTCATCGCTGCTGTTTGCATCTTTCAAAACAAGGTTTCCTGAATCTAACAGCTTAACAGTAACAGATTTCACCGCTGCAATTCTTGATGAATTGGAGTTCCATATGACACCCTCGGAGCCATCAAGAATAATAAGACTTCCTTGATCGTTAAGTTTCAGCATTGCTGTTGAGTTTTGTGCAGGAGTATTTCTATTGGCAACCCATACAATAGTCCTTGGTGATATATTCTTGTACCATATACCGAAGTATTGATGTTGTGAATCGCCAAAGTTGAAAAATCCTGCTTCAAACCTTCCAGCTGCAGAGACAAGCGTATCACCGAATTGCATAAATTGATTTGGAGCAATAGCAGTAAAAGTGTTCTGTGTAGACAAAGTGGGCATGGAGCAAAATAAGAAAGTATACACCATTAGCAGTAGCATCTTATTTTGGTTCTTCATTCTGTTTGCGTATTTTTTTTTGATTGACGATTTAGCATTAGCAccttgttattgttgttttgcGTGTGTATTTAAacttaaggaaaatgctaatttATATAGACATTCAATGGTGATAGTCATAATGAGAAAGGGatataacttatttatttagttGTTATATTAGTAAAAATCATTGTCATGATGTAAAAGAAATTGTTTCAAAACAAAGGATTAATTTTGTTTGgtcaaaagaaattaaagaacaaaggatttaatattattgttgatgttgatataatttttaatgaagTGAAAATGTGAATTATGTTGTGTTATAGTCAATTAGTATCctcctttcaaaacaaaaaggtCAATTAGTATCCTGAAATTTTGggaagaaaaatttaaattaaggtAAGGTAAGTTCCAAGCAATAACAAGATACCGATGATGTACAAGTTATGTTCTTGTTCAACATTAACGATGGACCAGTGAAGCCTTTGTTTATAGATGTCAAGGATGGACATGTTAAATAGGTTGCTTATTCCAATTCTATTTGGCGGATTctcaaacattattttttttgcaaaccataaaaatacaattgtaatttcaaaattattttaaaaactgaTCCCACAatctttcattttcattctctCCCAAACACTAGCAAAAACCGTGGTCGCTGCAAAGAAGTCGCGGCAGAGATAAAAAATTTAGTGATCGGAGGAATGAACCAATGAACACAATGGAAGGAACCTAATGGAAATCGAAGGAAGAAGAACATGCGAAGCTATTATTCCTTCCTATCAAACATTGTAGGGTTCTTCACCAATCCTATGTCCTTAGCAAGGGGATGCAATGTGAGAGTCTAGATAAGGTAGCAATCTTAATGTCTGATTCGGGTTTGGCTAGAGACCTCCTTATATAGGGAAAGATTAGGGTTTTTCCCAAGCAGCTCATTAGTTTTTCCTATAAGTACCGTCTTGTCATTAGGGCGGGAAATATGAGCGCTTCCTTACCCCTCAATCCTCGCCCTAGGCTGGAAGGAGTTTGGCTTCAGAACCATGTGGCCTAGGCGATCAGGTCATGGGCCTCTCAATTCTCAAACTTGGTTCTGGGAGCGATGGGCATGTGGACCAATCACTCAACCAACATAGTTTTAAAGTATCATTAGTCCAAGAGTTGATGTCACAATGAGTGCACTTTACAATGATTTAATCTAATTTTCCAGTCAACCCCGTTGTTGCTACCCCTTTTCATTGGACCGACAACAAGCTCTGATATAAATTGATAAGTATCAAGCACTTGGAAATTCCTCCCTTAAAGCTCGGTATAAAAGAGAGAACCAAGCCACTCATATACTTGACTGAGAAGCTCATACTACCAATGTGAACCCCTGTC
It encodes:
- the LOC11409005 gene encoding uncharacterized protein is translated as MENNNKGLMLMVFFFFFSSMLTFSTQKTFTTIAPNQFMQYGDTLVSAAERYEAGFFNFGDSQRQYFGIWYKNISPRTIVWVANRNTPTQNSTAMLKVNDQGSLVILDGSKGVIWNSNSSSTATVKSVIVQLLDSGNLVVKDANSSGKNEDLLWESFDYPGNTFLAGMKLKSNLVTGPYRYLTSWRNPQDPAEGECSYKIDTHGFPQLVTAKGANVLYRGGSWNGFLFTGVSWLRLHRVLNFSVVVTDKEFSYQYETLNSSINTRLVLDPYGTSQRLQWSDRTQIWEAIYSLPADQCDAYDLCGNNSNCNGDIFPICECLEGFMPKFQLEWDSSNWSGGCLRKTRLNCLHGDGFLPYTNMKLPDTSSSYYNKSLSLEECKTMCLKNCTCTAYANSDIKDGGSGCILWFNNIVDMRKHQDQGQDIYIRMASSELDHKENKRKLKLAGTLAGVIAFIIVLSVLVLITSTYRKKLGYIKKLFLWKHKKEKEYGDFATIFDFSTITNATNNFSIRNKLGEGGFGAVYKGVMVDGQEIAVKRLSKTSAQGTEEFKNEVNLMATLQHRNLVKLLGCSIRQEEKLLIYEFMANRSLDYFIFDTIRSKLLNWIKRLEIIDGIARGLLYLHQDSTLRIIHRDMKTSNILLDVDMIPKIADFGLARSFMGDEAEANTNRLIGSYGYMPPEYAADGSFSIKSDVFSFGVVLLEIISGRKNHGFRDPLHRLNLLGHAWKLWIEERPLELIADVLYDDEAICSEIIRFIHVGLLCVQQLPENRPNMSSVVFMLKGEKLLPKPNEPGFYAARDKTNSIESSSKDFSISEASISLLEARQGANAKSSIKKKYANRMKNQNKMLLLMVYTFLFCSMPTLSTQNTFTAIAPNQFMQFGDTLVSAAGRFEAGFFNFGDSQHQYFGIWYKNISPRTIVWVANRNTPAQNSTAMLKLNDQGSLIILDGSEGVIWNSNSSRIAAVKSVTVKLLDSGNLVLKDANSSDENEDFLWESFDYPGNTFLAGMKLKSNLVTGPYRYLTSWKNPQDPAEGECSYKIDIHGFPQLVNSKGAKVLYRGGSWNGFLFTGVSWQRLRRVLNFSVVVTDKEFSYQYETLNSSINTRLVLDPYGMSQRFQWSDRTQIWEAISSRPADQCDAYDLCGINSNCNGESFPICECLEGFMSNRFGGCVRKTHLNCPDGDGFLPYTNMKLPDTSASWFDKSLSLKECKTMCLKNCSCTAYANLDIRDGGSGCLLWFGNIVDMRKHPDVGQEIYIRLASSELDHIKNTRNLKRVRTVAGVIAFIIGLSVLVMVISAYRKKHGYIRKLFHKKEKEDDDLATIFDFSTITNATNHFSNRNKLGEGGFGQVYKGIMLDGQEIAVKRLSKTSRQGSEEFKNEVKMMATLQHRNLVKLLGCSIQQDEKLLIYEFMPNRSLDNFIFDTTRSKLLDWTKRLEIIDGIARGLLYLHQDSTLRIIHRDLKTSNILLDVDMIPKISDFGLARSFMGDEAEANTNRVMGTYGYMPPEYAVHGSFSIKSDVFSFGVVVLEIISGRKNRGFCDPRHHLNLLGHAWRLWIEGRTLELIADISYDDVISSKIIRFIHVGLLCVQQKPENRPNMSSVVFMLKGENLLPKPNEPGFYAGGDDTNSTKSSSKKCSINEASISLLQAR